Proteins encoded within one genomic window of Flavobacterium gilvum:
- a CDS encoding RNA recognition motif domain-containing protein, translated as MNIFVGSLPFSIEEADLRESFEAYGAVDSVKIITDKFTGRSKGFGFVEMPNDAEAQKAIDELNGATVQGRAIVVNKSEPKPEGERRSFNNNRGGDSRGGYGNNRGGDSRGGDRGRY; from the coding sequence ATGAATATTTTTGTTGGAAGCCTTCCATTCAGTATTGAGGAAGCAGATTTAAGAGAGTCTTTCGAGGCATACGGAGCAGTTGATTCAGTTAAAATCATTACTGATAAGTTTACAGGAAGAAGTAAAGGTTTTGGTTTTGTTGAAATGCCGAATGACGCTGAAGCTCAAAAAGCAATTGACGAATTGAACGGAGCTACTGTTCAAGGGCGTGCAATTGTTGTAAACAAATCTGAGCCGAAACCAGAAGGTGAAAGAAGAAGTTTTAATAACAACCGTGGAGGTGATTCTCGCGGAGGTTACGGAAACAACCGTGGTGGAGATAGCCGTGGTGGTGACAGAGGAAGATATTAA